A section of the Streptomyces sp. NBC_00178 genome encodes:
- a CDS encoding NPP1 family protein: MKLSAPISKASLVVTSALVLVIGTAGSALAAPPGALPANADGTEQTFQPAFDYDTDGCYPTPAIGADGTIAPGLNTTGAVNGSCRDAVDLDNTNGYARSKCNNGWCAVMYGLYFEKDQAVAGSGLGGHRHDWEHVVVWVQNNEARYVSTSAHGNFNVYARDAIRWDGTHPKVVYHKDGLGTHCFRPANSNDEPPENHYGTWRFPALVGWNGYPAGLRDRLSQADFGSAVFGLKDGNFNYHLEKAKPAGIPFDPNA, translated from the coding sequence GTGAAACTCAGCGCACCGATCAGCAAGGCCTCGCTCGTCGTGACCAGTGCCCTCGTGCTCGTCATAGGAACGGCCGGCAGCGCGCTCGCCGCCCCGCCGGGCGCGCTGCCGGCGAACGCCGACGGGACGGAGCAGACCTTCCAGCCGGCGTTCGACTACGACACGGACGGCTGCTACCCCACACCGGCGATCGGCGCCGACGGCACGATAGCCCCGGGACTCAACACCACCGGCGCCGTCAACGGAAGCTGCCGCGACGCGGTCGACCTCGACAACACCAACGGCTACGCCCGCTCGAAGTGCAACAACGGCTGGTGCGCCGTCATGTACGGGCTCTACTTCGAGAAGGACCAGGCGGTGGCCGGCAGTGGACTCGGCGGGCACCGGCACGACTGGGAACACGTTGTGGTGTGGGTGCAGAACAACGAAGCCCGCTACGTCTCCACCTCGGCCCACGGCAACTTCAACGTGTACGCCCGTGACGCGATCCGGTGGGACGGAACCCATCCCAAGGTCGTCTATCACAAGGACGGGCTGGGCACGCACTGCTTCCGGCCCGCGAACTCCAACGACGAACCCCCGGAGAACCACTACGGGACCTGGCGCTTTCCCGCACTGGTGGGCTGGAACGGCTATCCGGCCGGCCTGCGAGACCGGCTGAGCCAGGCCGACTTCGGCAGCGCCGTCTTCGGTCTCAAGGACGGCAACTTCAACTACCACCTGGAGAAGGCCAAGCCCGCCGGCATCCCCTTCGACCCCAACGCCTGA
- a CDS encoding GNAT family N-acetyltransferase: protein MTVLQRLRPDHAPALLAFERENRAYFAASVPDRGDDYFSGFASRHAGLLAEQAAGTCHFHILADDDGAVLGRVNLVDVAEGSAELGYRMAERATGRGLATAAVREVCRLARSRYGLVALTARTTVDNAGSRTVLARAGFAEAGTITLMGKPGLRFDRDLTEPCEGAAEH, encoded by the coding sequence ATGACCGTCCTCCAACGCCTTCGCCCCGATCACGCTCCGGCGCTGCTCGCCTTCGAGCGGGAGAACCGCGCGTACTTCGCCGCTTCGGTTCCCGACAGGGGCGACGACTACTTCAGCGGATTCGCCTCGCGTCACGCCGGGTTGCTGGCCGAACAAGCGGCGGGGACGTGCCACTTCCACATCCTGGCGGACGACGACGGGGCCGTGCTGGGCCGTGTCAATCTCGTCGACGTCGCCGAAGGCTCGGCCGAGCTCGGTTACCGCATGGCCGAACGGGCCACCGGACGTGGCCTGGCCACCGCCGCGGTGCGCGAGGTCTGCAGGCTGGCCCGATCCAGGTACGGCCTGGTCGCGCTCACGGCCCGCACGACCGTCGACAACGCCGGTTCGAGGACGGTGCTCGCGCGTGCGGGGTTCGCGGAGGCCGGGACGATCACCCTGATGGGAAAGCCCGGCTTGCGCTTCGACCGCGATCTGACGGAGCCGTGCGAGGGCGCGGCCGAGCACTGA
- a CDS encoding VOC family protein yields the protein MNWTLEVVPVPVTDMDRAKEFYTEKAGFKLDLDDEVAPGMRIIQLTPPGSRCSIAMLQGMPALPGSKVMAPGTLQGLQVCVTDIEAAREELAGRGVDVSPVRHVGATGWEEGKGDTWNSFMAFADPDGNGWVVQEAPSELTER from the coding sequence ATGAACTGGACGCTCGAGGTTGTTCCGGTCCCCGTCACCGACATGGACCGTGCGAAGGAGTTCTACACGGAGAAGGCCGGCTTCAAGCTGGACCTGGACGACGAGGTGGCACCCGGGATGCGGATCATCCAGCTGACTCCCCCCGGCTCCCGGTGCTCGATCGCCATGCTGCAGGGCATGCCGGCCCTCCCCGGGTCGAAGGTGATGGCTCCCGGCACGTTGCAGGGGCTCCAGGTCTGTGTCACCGACATCGAGGCTGCCCGGGAGGAACTGGCCGGCCGGGGCGTGGACGTGTCCCCGGTCAGGCACGTGGGCGCCACGGGCTGGGAGGAAGGCAAGGGTGACACCTGGAACTCGTTCATGGCCTTCGCCGATCCGGACGGGAACGGCTGGGTGGTCCAGGAGGCTCCTTCGGAGCTGACGGAACGCTGA